A stretch of the Candidatus Methylomirabilota bacterium genome encodes the following:
- the hutU gene encoding urocanate hydratase: MATRGPIRAARGTRLTCRSWPQEAALRMLMNNLDPEVAERPEDLVVYGGAGKAARSWEAFDRLVSCLTTLGDDETLLVQSGKPVGIFRTTEDAPRVLIANALLVPAWATWDEFRRLEALGLTMYGQMTAGSWIYIGTQGILQGTYETFGACARKHFGGSLRGRWVLTAGLGGMGGAQPLAITLNDGVALCVEVDPERIERRLKTRYLDTAVDDLDGALREVDAACMRREARSIGLCGNAADVYPELVRRGITPPIVTDQTAAHDLLTGYVPRGLSVDAARDLRARDPEEYLRRARASVAIHVQAMLDFQRAGAVVFDYGNNIRTEAFQAGVHDAYAFPGFVPAFIRPLFCEGKGPFRWVALSGEPDDIAVTDRALIEAFSDDPHLTRWLRLAGERVAYQGLPARICWLGYGERARAGAIFNELVASGRVKAPIVIGRDHLDAGSVASPYRETEAMRDGSDAIADWPVLNALLNAVAGAHWISVHHGGGVGIGYALHAGMVVVADGSPATAARLERVLTTDPGTGIVRHADAGYPEAVAAARRHGLQIPGLT, from the coding sequence ATGGCCACGCGCGGACCGATCCGGGCTGCCCGGGGAACCCGCCTGACGTGCCGGAGCTGGCCGCAGGAGGCGGCCCTCCGGATGCTCATGAACAACCTCGACCCCGAGGTGGCCGAGCGCCCCGAGGATCTCGTCGTCTACGGGGGAGCGGGGAAGGCCGCCCGGAGCTGGGAGGCATTCGACCGGCTGGTCAGCTGTCTCACCACGCTGGGCGACGACGAGACCCTCCTGGTACAGTCGGGCAAACCCGTCGGGATCTTCCGCACGACCGAGGACGCCCCCCGCGTCCTCATCGCCAACGCGCTGCTGGTTCCGGCCTGGGCCACCTGGGACGAGTTCCGGCGGCTCGAGGCCCTGGGGCTCACGATGTACGGGCAGATGACCGCGGGCTCGTGGATCTACATCGGGACCCAGGGCATCCTCCAGGGCACCTACGAGACGTTCGGGGCGTGCGCCCGGAAGCACTTCGGCGGCTCGCTCCGGGGCCGATGGGTCCTGACGGCGGGCCTCGGGGGGATGGGCGGCGCCCAGCCCCTGGCCATCACCCTGAACGACGGGGTCGCGCTGTGCGTCGAGGTCGACCCGGAGCGGATCGAGCGGCGTCTGAAGACGCGCTACCTCGACACGGCCGTCGATGACCTCGACGGCGCGCTCCGGGAAGTGGACGCGGCCTGCATGAGGCGCGAGGCGCGCTCCATCGGGCTCTGCGGGAACGCGGCCGACGTCTACCCCGAGCTGGTGCGTCGCGGAATCACCCCGCCGATCGTCACCGACCAGACCGCCGCCCACGACCTCCTCACGGGCTACGTGCCGCGCGGGCTCTCGGTCGACGCGGCCCGCGACCTGCGAGCCCGGGATCCCGAGGAATATCTCCGCCGGGCCCGGGCGTCGGTGGCGATCCACGTCCAGGCGATGCTCGACTTTCAGCGGGCCGGCGCGGTGGTCTTCGACTACGGGAACAACATCCGGACCGAGGCCTTCCAGGCGGGGGTGCATGATGCCTACGCCTTTCCGGGGTTCGTCCCGGCCTTCATCCGCCCGCTGTTCTGCGAAGGCAAAGGCCCGTTCCGCTGGGTCGCCCTCTCGGGGGAGCCTGACGACATCGCGGTCACCGACCGGGCGCTCATCGAGGCCTTTTCTGACGACCCGCACCTCACCCGCTGGCTTCGCCTGGCCGGCGAGCGCGTCGCCTACCAGGGTCTGCCCGCGCGGATCTGCTGGCTCGGCTACGGGGAGCGGGCCCGCGCCGGCGCGATCTTCAACGAGCTGGTGGCTTCGGGCCGCGTGAAGGCGCCGATCGTGATCGGCCGGGACCATCTCGACGCGGGCTCGGTCGCTTCGCCCTACCGGGAGACCGAGGCGATGCGGGACGGGTCCGACGCGATCGCCGACTGGCCGGTCCTCAACGCGCTCCTGAACGCCGTGGCCGGGGCGCACTGGATCTCCGTGCATCACGGCGGGGGCGTGGGCATCGGCTACGCGCTCCACGCGGGCATGGTCGTGGTGGCCGACGGCTCGCCGGCCACGGCGGCCCGGCTCGAGCGCGTGCTGACGACCGACCCCGGGACCGGCATCGTCCGCCACGCGGACGCCGGGTATCCGGAGGCGGTGGCCGCCGCGCGGCGTCACGGGCTCCAGATTCCCGGCCTCACGTGA
- a CDS encoding GYD domain-containing protein: protein MALYIMLSTLSETGRKVIRKLPGSIRKVNEEVGRMGVKVLAQYAVLGPYDFVTVVEAPDNETIAKVSMELGARGSVQMMTMAAIPVDTFIKRLAGRPAGNGRGGARRRR from the coding sequence ATGGCGCTCTACATCATGCTGTCGACGCTGTCGGAGACCGGCCGGAAGGTCATCCGGAAGCTGCCGGGGTCGATCCGGAAGGTCAACGAGGAGGTCGGGCGGATGGGCGTCAAGGTCCTCGCCCAGTACGCCGTCCTCGGCCCGTATGACTTCGTCACCGTCGTGGAGGCGCCGGACAACGAGACCATCGCGAAGGTCTCAATGGAGCTCGGCGCGCGGGGCTCGGTGCAGATGATGACGATGGCGGCCATTCCGGTCGACACGTTCATCAAGCGCCTCGCGGGTCGTCCGGCCGGAAACGGCCGCGGCGGAGCCCGTCGCCGGCGCTGA
- a CDS encoding type II secretion system protein: protein MGLVEIAILLVVLAIVGSVLYAYLGSTQKTLETIQKERPLSQARLTADRATLAAIRSSLQIYYAQNGQWPASKDAVAALLSPPPNFQCDGNDYTYDPGSGQVGLMIDDSSRC from the coding sequence GTGGGCCTCGTCGAGATCGCCATCTTGCTGGTCGTGCTCGCGATCGTGGGCTCTGTCCTGTACGCGTACCTCGGCTCGACGCAGAAGACGCTCGAGACGATCCAGAAGGAGCGCCCGCTCTCCCAGGCACGGCTCACGGCCGACCGCGCCACCCTGGCGGCCATCCGCAGCTCGCTCCAGATCTATTACGCCCAGAACGGGCAGTGGCCGGCGAGCAAGGATGCCGTGGCAGCGCTGCTGAGCCCGCCGCCGAACTTCCAGTGCGACGGGAACGACTACACCTACGATCCCGGCAGCGGGCAGGTCGGCCTCATGATCGACGACTCCTCCCGCTGCTAG
- a CDS encoding aldehyde ferredoxin oxidoreductase family protein, whose protein sequence is MTGYGGRILHVDLTTGASDIRVLEEGTARAFLGGNGLAARLLWEAVPAGVDPSDPANAIALAVGPITDTLVPGNSRACIATKSPLTGLFFDSTFGGRFPATLKRTGFDAVLITGRAPHPVYLVIGEGGATLRDARPLWGRTTRETVEAIQAAEGAETDALAIGPAGENRVRYACLAHYWKNREGVAGRGGIGAVCGAKNLKAIGVAGSRKTAVADAPRLKRLIDETREPMKKGTANLSIYGTPFLTGPINALGGLGAFNLKHEVFAQADVIDGRSLKEHYHDRDTTCLKCPVACGKQFAVPEGVPGYGGVRGKMPEYETLFAFGSMLGNTNAPSLIQANILCDLLGLDSISMGVTLAFVAECLERGLLRPEEVGVPFGWGDHAGMIRLIEQTARREGFGARLAEGSRRLAAEIGRDAERLIYAVKGLELPAHSARALKGMSIGYATATRGGSHHDTRPTPQYAPGFDRRSTADKPAFAIASQHFTAVDDSLVMCRFTSERGFGLFVNETYAGLVSAVTGWDMDGAELERVGERIVNVERLFNVREGVRRPDDVLPWKVMHEPIPEGPSAGMYCPPDELDTMLDAYYALRGWDANGLPTRERLAALGLGSLPGL, encoded by the coding sequence ATGACGGGTTACGGAGGCCGCATCCTCCACGTCGATCTGACTACGGGGGCGAGCGACATTCGCGTCCTCGAAGAGGGGACCGCGCGCGCCTTCCTGGGCGGGAACGGCCTGGCCGCGCGCCTCCTGTGGGAGGCGGTGCCGGCCGGCGTCGACCCGTCCGACCCGGCCAACGCGATCGCGCTCGCCGTGGGGCCGATCACCGACACCCTGGTGCCGGGGAACAGCCGGGCCTGCATCGCCACCAAGTCCCCGCTCACGGGCCTGTTCTTCGACTCGACCTTCGGGGGTCGCTTCCCGGCGACCCTGAAGCGCACCGGATTCGACGCGGTGCTCATCACCGGCCGCGCGCCGCACCCCGTCTACCTCGTGATCGGCGAAGGCGGCGCCACGCTCCGGGATGCCCGCCCGCTCTGGGGGCGGACCACGCGGGAGACGGTCGAGGCGATCCAGGCGGCCGAGGGCGCCGAGACCGACGCGCTCGCCATCGGCCCGGCCGGGGAGAACCGGGTCCGGTACGCCTGCCTCGCCCACTACTGGAAGAACCGCGAGGGCGTCGCCGGGCGCGGGGGGATCGGCGCCGTCTGCGGCGCCAAGAACCTGAAGGCGATCGGCGTGGCCGGCAGCCGGAAGACGGCCGTCGCGGATGCGCCGCGGCTCAAGCGGCTCATCGACGAGACGCGGGAGCCGATGAAGAAGGGCACGGCCAACCTCTCCATCTACGGGACCCCGTTCCTCACCGGCCCGATCAACGCCCTCGGCGGGCTGGGCGCCTTCAACCTGAAGCACGAGGTCTTCGCCCAGGCGGACGTCATCGACGGCCGGTCGCTCAAGGAGCACTACCACGACCGGGACACGACGTGCCTCAAGTGCCCGGTGGCCTGCGGCAAGCAGTTCGCCGTCCCCGAGGGCGTGCCGGGCTACGGCGGCGTCCGCGGGAAGATGCCGGAGTACGAGACGCTCTTCGCCTTCGGCTCCATGCTCGGGAACACCAACGCGCCGAGCCTCATCCAGGCCAACATCCTGTGCGATCTCCTCGGGCTCGATTCCATCTCGATGGGGGTGACGCTCGCCTTCGTCGCCGAGTGCCTGGAGCGCGGGCTCCTACGGCCCGAGGAGGTGGGGGTCCCCTTCGGCTGGGGCGATCACGCCGGGATGATCCGGCTCATCGAGCAGACGGCCCGCCGGGAGGGCTTCGGCGCCCGTCTGGCCGAAGGGTCCCGGCGCCTGGCGGCCGAGATCGGCCGGGACGCCGAGCGCCTCATCTACGCGGTCAAGGGCCTCGAGCTGCCGGCCCACTCGGCGCGGGCCCTCAAGGGCATGTCGATCGGATACGCGACCGCGACGCGCGGCGGGAGCCATCACGACACGCGGCCGACCCCCCAGTACGCCCCGGGCTTCGACCGCCGCTCGACGGCGGACAAGCCGGCCTTCGCCATCGCGAGCCAGCACTTCACCGCCGTCGACGACAGCCTGGTCATGTGCCGCTTCACCTCGGAGCGGGGCTTCGGGCTGTTCGTCAACGAGACCTACGCCGGTCTGGTCTCGGCCGTGACGGGCTGGGACATGGACGGGGCGGAGCTCGAGCGGGTGGGTGAGCGGATCGTCAACGTCGAGCGGCTGTTCAACGTGCGGGAAGGCGTCCGGCGCCCGGACGACGTGCTGCCCTGGAAGGTGATGCACGAGCCGATCCCGGAGGGCCCGTCGGCCGGCATGTACTGCCCGCCGGACGAGCTCGACACGATGCTCGACGCCTACTACGCGCTCCGCGGCTGGGACGCGAACGGCCTCCCCACGCGGGAGCGCCTGGCGGCGCTCGGACTGGGGAGCCTCCCCGGTCTCTAG